The Candidatus Nanosynbacter lyticus genome window below encodes:
- a CDS encoding ABC transporter ATP-binding protein, translating into MSKPIISAKNITKSFGQTQALRGVSLDVEAGEVLAIMGPSGSGKSTLLHSLAAITKVDGGEIDFDGQRIDKMGDDKRSLLRRTSFGFVFQFGQLVPELTALDNVALPLLLNGVKRNEAYQKAKSWLNKVELASKADSMLGELSGGQMQRVAIARAMVIEPKVLFADEPTGSLDSLNSEKVMELFIKTAKEHGTTVIMVTHEPTIAAYADREIIVRDGQISGAEAAVNPMRVRLNKTNARIIR; encoded by the coding sequence ATGAGCAAACCAATAATTAGCGCTAAAAATATTACAAAGTCGTTCGGGCAAACGCAGGCGCTGCGCGGTGTTAGCTTGGATGTCGAGGCGGGCGAAGTACTGGCGATTATGGGTCCGTCGGGTTCTGGTAAGTCAACACTGCTACACAGCTTGGCAGCGATTACCAAAGTTGATGGCGGCGAGATCGACTTCGACGGCCAGCGGATTGATAAGATGGGTGACGATAAGCGCAGTCTGCTAAGGCGCACCAGCTTTGGTTTTGTCTTTCAGTTTGGACAGCTAGTGCCGGAGCTAACGGCGCTGGACAATGTAGCGTTGCCATTGCTGCTCAACGGCGTCAAGCGAAACGAGGCCTATCAAAAGGCGAAATCATGGCTGAATAAGGTTGAGTTGGCGAGTAAAGCCGACAGTATGCTTGGCGAGTTGTCGGGCGGACAAATGCAGCGGGTGGCGATCGCCCGGGCCATGGTGATTGAGCCGAAAGTGTTGTTTGCTGATGAGCCAACTGGTTCATTAGATAGCCTGAACTCAGAAAAGGTCATGGAGTTATTCATTAAAACTGCCAAAGAGCACGGCACGACAGTCATTATGGTGACGCACGAGCCGACGATTGCCGCCTACGCTGATCGGGAGATTATCGTCCGTGATGGGCAGATTTCTGGCGCCGAGGCGGCGGTAAATCCAATGCGGGTGAGGCTTAATAAAACTAATGCGAGGATTATCCGATGA
- a CDS encoding PadR family transcriptional regulator has product MNVQYTLLGFLAEESNYGYELKKKYDGYFGKDKPILAGQIYSTLARLKRDNKVKEIADTGESGGPDRVRYEITDEGKQELQAWLESPEAPSPQLQATMYVKAVLAILKDGDASPYLDNQRQAHVQRMRELTVQRRDSNLSDMLLIDHALYHLEADLRWIELTISRLTRLKEEILHEQTNN; this is encoded by the coding sequence ATGAACGTTCAATATACCCTGTTAGGTTTTTTGGCAGAAGAGTCAAATTACGGCTATGAGTTAAAGAAAAAATATGACGGCTATTTTGGTAAGGATAAACCAATTTTAGCTGGTCAGATATATTCAACGTTGGCACGACTTAAGCGCGACAATAAGGTCAAGGAGATTGCTGATACCGGCGAATCGGGCGGACCAGACAGGGTTCGGTATGAAATTACTGATGAAGGTAAGCAAGAGTTGCAAGCCTGGCTGGAATCGCCAGAAGCGCCGTCGCCACAACTACAAGCGACGATGTATGTCAAAGCAGTGCTGGCTATTCTGAAGGATGGCGATGCGTCACCGTATTTGGACAACCAACGACAGGCGCATGTCCAGCGGATGCGCGAGCTGACAGTGCAGCGACGTGATAGCAACTTGTCAGACATGCTGCTGATCGACCACGCGCTGTATCATTTGGAGGCGGATTTACGCTGGATTGAATTAACTATTTCGCGGTTAACGCGGCTAAAGGAGGAAATTTTGCATGAGCAAACCAATAATTAG